The sequence below is a genomic window from Chroicocephalus ridibundus unplaced genomic scaffold, bChrRid1.1 SCAFFOLD_692, whole genome shotgun sequence.
GgaggactggggtggggggggacaccgccCTCCCCCTCATCggagggggctggatgggggggtggggcggtgtgtcccccccccgggaccctgcactgacacccccacccccccccccccggtgtccccagacGTGGACCCGGTGACGCTGGGACTGTCctgcctgctggccctgctgctgctggggctggggctgctggggctgctgggacaCCGCAggtaactgggggggggggacgggggggggacacacacggtggggggcgggggggccctggGGCCAGGCGGGGACTGACGCCGGGCCGTGCAGGGCGCTGCGGGAGAAGCTGTGGCCGCCGGTGCCGGGCCCCGAGCGGGAGTTCGAGGGGCTCTTCAGCGCCTACGGGGGCAACTTCCAGgtgggggggcccggggggggggcgttgTGGGGCCCATAGTAAGGgtggacatggcgggggggggggggcctgaaCTAATCGGGGTGGCTCGGGGCGGTCGGGGGGTGGAACGGGGGATGACACGGTGTGTTATTGTAGACCCTACCCTaatgggggtgttgggggggggggggaatagggGTCCTGCCCcaatactggggggggggagagggcgggggggtgccccAAACgtcggtggggggggggagggggttacACGAATGGGGGGGGATTGGGGCGGCTTTGGGGGAGGGTTACCCCACAtaggggggtgtctggggggggtgtgttaccccacgggggggggggtgttttgggggtgcCTGGGGTGGGTTACCCCAcggggggggtgttttgggggtgcctgggggggctACCCCATGgggggggagggtttgggggtgtctgggggggtttCCCCACAggggggaagggtttgggggggctttTGGCAACGTTACCCCAAAtaggggggtgtttggggggtccttaggggaggggggggggactgggCGGGTTGTTACCCCagtggggggggtttgggggtgtccggggggggggtgtcccccacggggagggtttttgggggggtatTTTGGGGTTTCCCCCCAGGGGGGTGCCTgaccctgtgtgtgtgtgtccgtccccccccccagctctggctgtgccagggggtgggggctccctgggccccccccgggggtgtCGCCGAGGCCGAGGAGCTGCCCAGCACCGTGGAGGAGGTGGGGTCCCCCCCGGGCAAGGGCCCCCCCTCCGaggagccccccccggcccccaccgccccccccgccggcccctcgcCCGCCTCCAGCTTCGAGTACACCCTCTTCGACCCCGGCtcggccctgctctgcccccggGCGCCCCCCCCgggggacccccccggcaccccccccgcccaacGGGCCCTACGCCAACCTGGCCCCCCAGAAAGGGCCCCCCCCCGATGCTGACACCCCCAAATGGGCCCCCCCCGCTgacggggacccccccgggctgggccccccccgccccagcccccccctaCGTGCTCTGCTcctaaggggcggggggggcctggGGACACACCCACGGCGGGGAcaggggggcgcgggggggggatgtgggacACCCCGAGGGAGGGGACGCAACACAGTGACGTCACATGGAGACGCCGCGACACCACGATGGAGGAGACGTGTCACAATGATGTCACACGGAGACGCCGTGACACCGCGACAGAGGGGACGCGTCACAGTGACATCACACGGAGACGCCGTGACATCACCATGGAGGGGACGCATCACAGTGACGTCACACGGGGATGCCGTGACATCACGACGGAGGGGACGCGTCACAGTGACGTCACACGGAGACGCCATGACACGATGGGCAGGACGCATCACACTGATGTCACATGGACACGCCGTGACACCACAACGGAGGGAACATCTCATAGCGATGTCACATGGAGACGCCGTGACATCAGGATAGAGGGGCCGCGCCATGTGGCGGTGCCGTGACACCACGATGGAGGGGGCTGCGTCACGCTGACGTCACACAGAGACACAGTGACATCATGACGGAGGGGATATGTCACACCGATGTCACCCTGTGACACAAGGACGCAGAGGGGACACATTGCATTGTGACAGCAACACGGAGGGGACACGTCACACAGACACGCCATGACACCCGAGGGAGGGGACGCGTCACGCTGATGTCACACGGAGACGCCGTGACATCATGAGGGAGGGGCCGTGCCACGTGGCGGTGCTGCGACACCGCGGTGGAGGGGACGTGTCACACCGATGTCACATGGACACACCAGGGCAGGAGGACGCAGAGGGGACACATCACCTTGTGACACAGCAAGACGGCGGGGCCACGTCACACGGACACGCCGTGACACCCGAGGGAGGGGACACGTCACGCTGATGTCACACGGAGACGCCGTGACATCACAACGGAGGGGCCCCATCACACAGGGATGCTGTGACACCACGACAGAGACTTGCGACATCACTCTGATGTCACACGGAGACGCGGCGCTACCGTGACAGAAAGGACACGTCACGCTGATGTCACATGGCCCCCTTGTGACATCACGACGGAGGGGACGCCTCACCTGCGTCACCCTTGTGCCACCTCGCACTGGGACCCTGTGACAGgaggggacatggcggggggggaatgTGACACGGGGACCGTCCCTGTGGCCGGTGTGTtcccggagggggggggggcgggaactgaattttctttgcttttaggtttgttttttaattccgtttttttttttttttttttttacaataaagcAGCGTTGGCTCCGCCCCGACGCCTGGGTCCCTCCCGGCCTGGGGGGGGCTGATAAGGCTTATCGGGGGCCCCCAGGTGCCGGGCGGGTCTATCGGGGGGGGGCACCTGGCGCTGGGGTCCGTGTCACTGTCCATGTCCCCAAGGTCCAGGCCCGGCGTCACCCACGGGGTTGGCGTCACCCCAATGTCCGATGTCCGGGTGACGTCGGGGTCCGTGTCACCGTTGTGTCCGGGACTCCGTGTCACCCCCACACcctggggggggaaggggggggcaggTGACAGCCGAGCTCAGCCCCAGGCCTCGTCCCCATCGGGCTGGGTGTCCTCATACCCCTCGCTGTCCCCGTCGGGCTGGGCGTCCTCGTCCCCTTCGCTGTCCCCCTCAGCGGGGCCCACCCGGAGCCGCCCCCGGGGCCCGAAGTGGAGGCTCCAgcggcgggggggagccccggggcggacGAGGCGGGCTCGGAGGCAGGGGTGGACGCCGGGTTGGGGGCGCAGGCGACACTCGGCCGGGAAGTAGCGGCGCAGGACGGGCAGGAcctgggggccggggggcggcaggCGCAGAGCGGCCAGGACCTGGGCCGGGGGTCGGGGGGACCCGGGGGCGCGGGcggcctccagcagcagggcgGCCAGGCGGGCGGAGGCGGCCGGGGCCCCCTCCAGGTACCGTTCCAGCCCGTCCAAcagcagcagccccgggggccggggccgggcccccaCCGCCGCCAGCTCCCGGCCCAGCGCCGCCCGGCTCGGGGGGTACCGGAGCTCCAGCcgctggggatgggggaagagtcaggccacgccccctcctgACCAAACCACTCCCCCTCCGCGataggccacgccccctcggcGACTGGCCACGCCCCCACAGCAAACACATGCGCGGCTGGGCATCACCCATGGCCCCGCCCACACGGGGAGCCCCGCCCACACGCGAGCCacgccgcgccccccccgccgcaggccacgccccctcaCCGCATGCCACGCCCCAAACAGCGCAGCATGCTCGTTTATGGCTCCGCCCCCCCGCCGTAGTCCCCGCCCACATGCATAATGCCCCGGCCATTAGCATAGCACTCGCGGGAAAAGCCACGCCCACTCGCGACAAGCCACGCCCTTCAACAGCCAGGCGTGCTCACCCAGAGCCCCGCCCCTTCACGGTAAGCCACACCCACCGGCGCCAAGCCCCGTCCCTCCATCAAGCCCCGCCCACggagccccgcgcccgccccagGCCACGCCCCCAGCAGCGCAGCACGCTCACCCTTAGCCCCGTCGCCGTcgcaggccacgccccctcgcgCCAAGCCCCGCCCCTGCGTCCCACCCCGCCCCTCCCGGCGCCCCCTCCCGGCGCCCCCTCACCTGCAGCGCCCGCGGGTCGTTGCCGCCGCCGTCGTCCCCGCCCGGGAGTCGCGGGAGCGCGCTGGGCGCCAAGAAAAGAGCGCGGGGCCCGTCGCCGCCGCCCGCCAGCGCCGCCCGCAGCAGCAGCGAGGTCCGGCCCGAGCCGGCCgggcccagcaccagcaccggcaccggcgccgcccccgcctcccccgctgTCACGGAGCCTAGCGCCCTCTCCAGCGCCGCCGCCATCGCGGCCCCGGCCGGTCCGCCGCGCGCGCTCCCCGGGAGCCAGCCAATCAGGTGAGCGTCCCTCCGCGCCCCGGCCAATCAGAGGGGAGATTCCCTCAGCGCCGCTCCCGCCCACCGCGGCCGGCGAGCACCTCAGCCAATCAGCGGGGAGATTCCCTCAGCGCCGCTCCCGCCCACCGCGGCCGGCGAGCACCTCAGCCAATCAGCGGGGAGATTCCCTCAGCGCCGCTCCCGCCCACCGCGGCAGCCGATGGGGAGCGCCGGCTCGCCGGGGGCGTGGCGCGACgcccccggcggccccgccctcccccggTTCCTATTGGCTGCTCTTGCCGCCAATCCAGCGCCGCCCCGTCTCCTAATGAGATGCAGCGCCCCGCCCCTTTTCCCCGCCCGCCGGCCAATGGGGaagcggcgggcgggcggagccAGCGGGCGGGGCTGTCAATCAATTCCCAGCCGCTGCCTGGCAAcgcgttgccatggcgacgggatggacacacacacacacacacacgcacacacacagacacttgTGCACACCCCGGTGCAGGTGTTgaacccccccaccaccaccacacacacgcTTGTGCACACTCTTGTGAACACCCTGGTGCACGAGTGGAACCCCCAGCACGCgtgcacgcgcacacacacgctTGTGCGCTCCCTTGCGCACAGAGTGACCCCACGTGTGCACActcacgcacagacacacacactcgTGCACACCCCGGTGCACGACTGCAACCCTCACGCTTGTGCACACGCTTGTGCACGCCCCAGTGCACCTGCTGACCCCACGTGCACGCACGGATGCACGCGCTGACGccgtgtgcacgcacacacactctctctctctcgtgcacGTCCTCGTGTGCACACTGACCCcacgtgcgtgcacacacacacacacttgtgcaCACATGGGTGCACGTGCTGATCCcacgtgtgcgcgcacacacacacacatgtgtgtgtgtagcaTCATGATCTGGGCTCCCCTGCAGACCGTCAGGCTGCGCGAGGGGGCGCGCGATGTTGCACGAGGGATCACGAGGATGCACAAGTGCCGCGCAAGGGTGAGTGGGACTCGCACGAGGGTGCGCGAGGGTCAGGCGAGGTCGCACGAGTGTCGCTCGAGGGCCACGTAAGGGCCGTGCGAGGGTGCGTGAGAGCGGGCGAGGGTGGCACGAGGCCTCGCCGGGTGGCACGAGGGCTCACGAGGGCTCACGAGGGCTCACGAGGGCCGGGGCGTCCCCTCGGCTACGCGTATTCTCAAGCAATAACAGCGCGTCCGTATTATCCGCCCGAGAATACCCGTCACCGAAGGGCGCGGGGACCCAGGCgtcccggggggggacacagacggacccgggggggggggaggatgacATGGACGGACCCAGGGGTacagggggacccaggggtccgggggtgggggggctgacCCAGGCGttaggggcggggggggggctgaccCAGGCATTGGGGGGGACGCAGGCGTTCGGAccgaggggggggacacacacccagGCGTCCAGGGGGGACTcaggggtatgggggggggggggggacaggcgtttgggccggggggggacccaggtgttagggccggggggggggacacccaggggtacagggggacccaggcatccggggggGGGATGGAAGGATGCAGGCGTTCAGAGGGGGACCCAGGGGTacagggggacccaggggtccgggggggggacacccaggcctTAGGGACGGGGGGGTACCCAGGGGTACAGGGGGACCCAAGGGTGCGGGGGGGACACGgaaggacccaggcgtccgggggggggggacacccaggggtacagggggacccaggggtccgggggggggatGGAAGGACCcaggggttcggggggggggacccaggggtacAGGGGGACCCAAGGGTGCGGGGGGGACACGgaaggacccaggcgtccgggggggggggacacccaggggtacagggggacccaggggtccgggggggacACGGAAGGACCCAGGGGTtcgggggggggacccaggggtacagggggacccaggggtccgggggggacACGgaaggacccaggcgtccggagcgggggacacccaggggtacAGGGGGACCCGGgcgcccggggctgccccgccccTTTCAGCACCGCGgtcagctcccccctcccccgccccgcgctaCGggggctccccaggggctccATAGGGGCTCTATAGGGGTCCTATAGGGGCTCCATAGGGGCTCTATAGGGGCTCCACAAGGGCTCCGCAGGGACTGGCCgggcccagggctctgccataGGGTGGGTGGCTCCGCACGGCCCCTTGCAGCCTCATGGCCAGGCCACAGGGCCGCTCCTATAGACCCCGGCCATAGGGTCCCTCCTATATCCCTGGCCATAGGGCCCCTCCTCTAGACCCCGGCCAtagggcccccccccccacccccccccatatACCCTGGCCATAGGGCCCCCCCCGTGCACCCAGCCATAGGGCCTCCCCTATACACACTGGCCATAGGGGCCCTCCTATACCCCCCGTCCATAgcactcccccccccgccataccCCCGGCAATAGGGTCCCCCCCCATAGCCCCGGCTACAGGGCCCCCCCCATAGAGCCTCCCCTACATACCCCGGCCGtagggcccccccccgccatagCCCCGGCCATAGGGCCCCTCCTATACCCCCCCGTCCATAGTGCCCCCTCCCCATACCCCCCCGCCCATAGGCCCCCCCAcatgccgccccccccccccctcccccccactcaccgccgccgccgccgccgccggagccgccgcccgccccgccgcagtccgagggggcggggccgagggggtgGGACACGCCCACAACAAGCCCCGCCCAATCGCATCCCCGCCCCTTCCCCTGGCCACGCCCCGCCGCAgtccggggggcggggcctgacCGACCACGCcacgcccccgcccccccccccacccccggccgcACCCCCCCCCCATGGGGTACCTATAGGTGCCCTTCCCTCCCTATGGACGGGCACCCCCGGCCCTATAGAGAGAGCCGGGCCCTATAGACATCCCCAGCCCCTAtgggcaccccacagcccctacagacacccccagccctatagaGAGCCCCCCAGCCCTATGGACACCCCATAGCCCTATAGACACTCTTGGCCCTGTAGAGAGAGCCAGCCCCTATAGACACCACTGGCCCTATAGAGACCCCCAGCCCCTATAGACACCTCCCCAGCCCTATAGAGAGCCCCCCAGCCCTATGGACACCCCATAGCCCTCTAGGCACCCGCAGCCCTATAGACACCCTTCAGCCCCCATAGATACCACACAGCCCCTATAGGTATCCCCAGCCCTATGGCTACCCCACAGACCTATAGATACACCCTGGCCCTATAGACACCCCCTGGCCCCTATGGATACCTCACTGCTCATAGGGGCACTCCCAGCCCTATGGACACCCCCCAGCCCTATAGATACCTCTCAGCCCCTAtagacagcccccagccccatggacacCCCACACCCCCTATAGACACCCCCCAGCCCTATAGATACCTCTCGGCCCCTATAGACAGCCCCCAGCCCTATAGACACCCCGCAGCCCTATAGACACCTCTCGACCCCTAtagacagcccccagccccatggacacCCCACACCCCCTATAGACACCCCGCAGCCCTATAGATACCTCTCGACCCCTAtagacagcccccagccccatggacacCCCCTAGCCCTATAGACACCTCTCGACCCCTAtagacagcccccagccccatggacaccccccagccctatagacaCCTCTCGACCCCTAtagacagcccccagccccatggacacCCCACACCCCCTATAGACACCCCGCAGCCCTATAGACATCTCTCGACCCCTAtagacagcccccagccccatggacacCCCCTAGCCCTATAGACACCTCTCGACCCCTAtagacagcccccagccccatggacacCCCACACCCCCTATAgacacccccagccctatagacaTCTCTCGACCCCTATAGACAGCCCCCACCCCATGGACACCCAAcaccccctatagcccccccctccagccccccccagccctatgGACACCCCTCAGCCCCTATagccgcccccccagcccctatagcccccccctTATGGACACAGGGATGTCACACGCAGCCACTTTATTACCCTGGGgtacgccccccccccccctcccgtcacagcgtgtcccccccctcgtGATGtatgtccccccccccgcccccatgtccccccttgtcgtcatccccccccccgcctcgtgCCCGTGctgagggggggtgtgtgtgacagccctccccgcccccccccccccccgaggtgtcGGGGTCCCCCGTggccccccccggggtgggggacacTCAGGTGACGGCCGGGAA
It includes:
- the SWSAP1 gene encoding ATPase SWSAP1 — encoded protein: MAAALERALGSVTAGEAGAAPVPVLVLGPAGSGRTSLLLRAALAGGGDGPRALFLAPSALPRLPGGDDGGGNDPRALQRLELRYPPSRAALGRELAAVGARPRPPGLLLLDGLERYLEGAPAASARLAALLLEAARAPGSPRPPAQVLAALRLPPPGPQVLPVLRRYFPAECRLRPQPGVHPCLRARLVRPGAPPRRWSLHFGPRGRLRVGPAEGDSEGDEDAQPDGDSEGYEDTQPDGDEAWG